One Setaria italica strain Yugu1 chromosome II, Setaria_italica_v2.0, whole genome shotgun sequence DNA segment encodes these proteins:
- the LOC101762641 gene encoding uncharacterized protein LOC101762641, with protein sequence MSIACCLPVVECVYCLACARWTWQRCLHSGGYDSETWGIASAAEFEPVPRLCRLILSVYEDDLENPQWAPPGGYGMEPRWVVHRRTYEHTHGHAPTYLLYVDHRHSDVVLAVRGMNMAKESDYAVLLDNKLGQRRFDGGYVHNGLLKAAEWVFDAECDVLRDLLEKNPGYTLTFAGHSLGSGVVAMLALVAVHNRERLGGIERKMIRCFAMAPARCMSLNLAVRYADVINAVILQDDFLPRTDIPLEDIFKSLVCLPCLLCGRCLIDTCIPESVMLRDPRRLYAPGRLYHIVERQPFSCGRYPPVVRTAVPVDGRFEHIVLSCNATSDHAIIWIEREAQRALDLLLENEKTMEAPEVQRMGNEITISRDHDEEQQAALRRAVALGVADVNVPSTYGTFDENPTSEADESSPLLSDSGRRRAVWNEWIARIFEKDESGQMVPRR encoded by the exons ATGTCAATAGCATGCTGTTTGCCGGTCGTCGAGTGCGTGTACTGCCTGGCGTGTGCGCGGTGGACATGGCAGCGCTGCCTCCACTCTGGAGGCTACGACAGTGAGACCTGGGGAATTGCATCGGCTGCCGAGTTTGAGCCTGTGCCGCGGTTGTGTCGGCTGATCCTCTCGGTCTATGAGGATGACCTTGAGAACCCCCAATGGGCGCCTCCAGGGGGTTATGGCATGGAGCCTCGTTGGGTGGTGCACCGGAGGACATATGAGCACACTCATGGTCATGCCCCGACATACCTGCTCTATGTTGATCACCGGCATTCGGATGTTGTGCTTGCTGTTCGGGGGATGAATATGGCTAAAGAGAGTGACTATGCTGTGCTGCTGGATAATAAGCTTGGGCAGAGGAGGTTTGATGGCGGCTATGTGCACAATGGCTTGCTCAAGGCCGCCGAGTGGGTGTTTGATGCTGAATGTGATGTTCTGAGGGACCTTTTGGAGAAGAATCCTGGTTACACGCTCACGTTCGCTGGACATTCTCTTGGTTCTGGTGTCGTGGCAATGCTGGCTCTAGTGGCAGTGCATAACAGGGAGCGGCTGGGCGGCATAGAAAGGAAGATGATAAGATGCTTTGCAATGGCACCTGCCCGGTGCATGTCCCTCAACTTGGCAGTCCGTTACGCAGATGTCATTAATGCGGTTATTCTTCAG GATGATTTTTTGCCGCGCACAGACATTCCTCTGGAAGACATCTTCAAGTCACTTGTCTG CTTGCCATGCCTTTTGTGTGGAAGGTGTCTAATAGACACATGTATACCTGAAAGTGTGATGTTGAGAGATCCAAGGCGCCTCTATGCACCAGGTCGGCTTTACCACATTGTTGAAAGGCAACCTTTCAG CTGTGGAAGATACCCCCCTGTTGTAAGAACAGCAGTTCCGGTGGATGGCAGATTTGAGCACATTGTTCTATCTTGCAACGCGACATCCGACCATGCTATTATATGGATAGAAAGAGAAGCTCAAAGGGCGCTAGAT TTGTTGCTGGAGAATGAGAAAACCATGGAAGCACCTGAAGTTCAAAGGATGGGCAATGAGATCACCATATCAAGGGATCATGACGAGGAGCAGCAGGCGGCACTGAGACGTGCAGTTGCGCTAGGGGTTGCTGATGTTAATGTTCCATCAACATATGGTACGTTCGACGAAAATCCTACTTCTGAAGCCGATGAGTCCTCCCCACTCCTATCGGACAGCGGTAGGCGCAGAGCGGTCTGGAACGAGTGGATCGCAAGGATCTTCGAGAAGGATGAATCCGGGCAAATGGTTCCGCGGAGATGA